CGTCGACGCCGCGCGGACGCTGCTGAACCGGGAGAAGCCCGACCTCACCCTGGTGTACGTTCCGCACCTCGACTACGACCTGCAGCGTTTCGGCCCCGACTCGCCCGAGGCGCGGGAGGCGGCGGAAGCGGTCGACCGGACCCTGGTGCCCCTGCTGGACGACGCCGACGCGCTCGGCGCGGTCACCGTCGTGCTCTCCGAGTACGGCATCACGCCCGTGTCCCGGCCGGTGGACGTCAACCGCGCGCTGCGCAGGGCCGGGCTGCTGTCGGTGTACCGGCAGGCGGGCATGGAGTACCTGGACCCGTGGACGTCCCGGGCCTTCGCCGTCGCCGACCACCAGGTGGCGCACGTGTACGTCCGCGACCCGCACGACGTCGAGAGGGTGCACGCGGTCCTGAAGGAGCTGCCCGGCGTCGACGAGGTGCTCGGGGCGTCCGGCAAGAGCGCGCACGGCCTCGACCACTCCCGGGCGGGCGAACTCGTCGCCATCGCCGAGCCGGACTCCTGGTTCACCTACTACTACTGGCTCGACGACGCGCGCGCGCCCGACTTCGCCCGGCTCGTCGACATCCATCGCAAACCCGGATACGACCCCGCCGAACTGTTCCTCGACCCCGCGGATCCGCTCGTGAAGATGCGGGCGGGCATGGCCCTGCTCCGCAAGCAGCTCGGCTTCCGCTACACGATGAACGTCGTGCCGCTCGACCCGTCGCTCGTGCGCGGCAGCCACGGCCGCCTGCCCGCGGACCCCGCGGACGGCCCCGTCCTGCTCTCCTCCGCCCCGCTCGACCGGGACGTCTACACCGCCACGGACGTCAAGCCGCTCCTGCTCGGCCTCGCCGAACTCGGCTCGTGAGCGGGAGTAGGCCTAGACCCCCGCAGGTCGCGGTTTCGCCCCACTGACCGCGCCCGCCCGTCGCTGGATCGTTGGCGGTATGACGAGGAAGATCGGAAGATTCTGTTTCCAGCACCGCTGGAAGGTGCTCATCGCCTCCCTGTTGCTGATGGTGAGCGGGTTCGCCGGAGTCGGCGCGGTCGTCGGCGGGATGTCCGCCGTCGACCAGGAGAACGTCCCCGAGTCGCTGCAGGCGAGGCAGCTGCTCGGGGAGGGCGGTGCGCAGGTGGTGCTGCTGGTCGAGGGGGTGGAGCCCGGCGCGCCCGCGACGACGGCGGCGTTGCGGGAGACCGCCGCGGACGCGCGGCGCCTCCCCGACGTCACCGGCGTCGACGAACCGCGGGTGGCGGCCGACCGCAGCGGCGTCATGCTCGCCGTCAGCATCGAGCAGGCCGACGAGGAGACGACGGCGGTGCGCGTCGCGGACGAGCTGCGCCGGATCCACGAACGCCTCCCGGACGCGCGGGTACGGATCGGCGGGGACGCCTGGCTGCGCTACGAGACGAAGCAGGCGGCGCAGGACGACATGCGCAAGGCCGAGCTCACCGCCCTGCCGCTGACCTTCGTGGCGCTCGTGGTGGTGTTCGGCGGCCTGCTCGTCGCCGGGCTGCCGCTGATCGCCACGATCGTCAGCGTCGGCGGCGCGTTCGCGATGCTGATCCTGCTCTCCCAGGTGATACCGGTCGACGGCAACGTCACGACCGTGATCACACTGCTGGGGCTCGGCTTGTCGATCGACTACGGGCTGCTCCTGGTCGGCCGCTACCGGGAAGAACTCGTGCCGGCGTACCGCGCCGCCGCTGCCGACGGCGACCGCGACGTCTCCCGCGCCGAGCGGGCCGACGCGCTCGAACGGGCCTGGGCCACCGCCGGCCGCACGGTCATGTTCAGCGCCCTCACGGTCGCGGCGGCGCTGACGGGCCTGGTCGCCTTCAACGCCACCGGCCTGCGCGCCGTCGCCGCGGGCGGCATCGCCGCCTCCCTCGTCGCGATGATCGTGGCGCTGACCACGTCCGCCGCGTTGCTGGGCGTGTTCGGCAAGCGGGTCCATCCCTCCAGGAGCGCCCTGCGCGGCACCGACCGGATGGGCGGGTTCTTCAGCCGGCTGACCCGGTCGGTCCAGCGGTTCCCGCTGCCGATCGCGATCCTGATCGTGATCATCCTCGGCGGGCTGGGCGCGCCGATGCTCGGCGCCAAGGTGCAGCTCTCCGGGACGCGCATCCTCCCCCCGGACCTGGAGTCGGTCCAGGTCACCAACGTGCTCGCCGCCGAGTACGGGCGCACCGAGCGGCCCGGCGTCCAGATCTTGGCGCAGACCGACCCGGCCCGCCTGGCCCAGTGGGCGGAACGCTGGCGGGACGACCCCGCGGTCGCCCGCGTCGAGACCGCGCGCGCCGACGGCGACGAACTGTCGACCGTCGTGCTCGCGGTGCGCGGCGAGATCCAGGGCCCGGCCGCCCGCGACCTGGTGGACCGGATCCGCGCCGACCGGCCCGCGGAGTTCCGCATCTGGGTCGCCGGGCAGGCCGCCGAACTCGTGGACGTCATCGACCTCCTGCGGACGGGCCTGCCCTGGGCGCTCC
The nucleotide sequence above comes from Actinomadura algeriensis. Encoded proteins:
- a CDS encoding alkaline phosphatase family protein; the protein is MNRLLVIDVVGLTPRLLAHMPNLTARTRSRATLETVLPAVTCSVQSTFLTGSPPAEHGIVGNGWYFRDVGEVQLWRQHNALVGGDKIWDDARRAVPGYRVANVCWWYAMGAATDFCVTPRPIYHADGRKSPDCYTTPPSLRVDLTRELGRFPLFNYWGPNAGIASSRWIVDAARTLLNREKPDLTLVYVPHLDYDLQRFGPDSPEAREAAEAVDRTLVPLLDDADALGAVTVVLSEYGITPVSRPVDVNRALRRAGLLSVYRQAGMEYLDPWTSRAFAVADHQVAHVYVRDPHDVERVHAVLKELPGVDEVLGASGKSAHGLDHSRAGELVAIAEPDSWFTYYYWLDDARAPDFARLVDIHRKPGYDPAELFLDPADPLVKMRAGMALLRKQLGFRYTMNVVPLDPSLVRGSHGRLPADPADGPVLLSSAPLDRDVYTATDVKPLLLGLAELGS
- a CDS encoding MMPL family transporter, with protein sequence MTRKIGRFCFQHRWKVLIASLLLMVSGFAGVGAVVGGMSAVDQENVPESLQARQLLGEGGAQVVLLVEGVEPGAPATTAALRETAADARRLPDVTGVDEPRVAADRSGVMLAVSIEQADEETTAVRVADELRRIHERLPDARVRIGGDAWLRYETKQAAQDDMRKAELTALPLTFVALVVVFGGLLVAGLPLIATIVSVGGAFAMLILLSQVIPVDGNVTTVITLLGLGLSIDYGLLLVGRYREELVPAYRAAAADGDRDVSRAERADALERAWATAGRTVMFSALTVAAALTGLVAFNATGLRAVAAGGIAASLVAMIVALTTSAALLGVFGKRVHPSRSALRGTDRMGGFFSRLTRSVQRFPLPIAILIVIILGGLGAPMLGAKVQLSGTRILPPDLESVQVTNVLAAEYGRTERPGVQILAQTDPARLAQWAERWRDDPAVARVETARADGDELSTVVLAVRGEIQGPAARDLVDRIRADRPAEFRIWVAGQAAELVDVIDLLRTGLPWALLIMLIAMFVLLFLLSGSIVVPLSAVAMAVVSLGATFGVLVLVFQDGWLSGPLDTLTVGGLDPFALAVIFAFAFGLSMDYEIFLLGRIREHVGLGLGNREAIQAGLRDTGRIITSAALLMLVVFAAFGTAEMGDIEQIGIGLFVAVLVDATLVRCILVPSVMTLLGRANWWAPAPLRRLHARYGLQEAASGERPAAEAPVK